The bacterium genome includes a region encoding these proteins:
- a CDS encoding ROK family transcriptional regulator yields the protein MDLLSRVRNNETLQEGRLLRDRSITVGTPSLLRAINERTVLDVIHRQGPLSRAQVARVCGLSKPTVSLALTGLLDAGLVREVGRSRGERGPSALLYELNPAAGWVVGLDVGRVWVRAAIADIAGNIVARRDERAKVGSAKALIGQVGGIARRLAGEAGVQWSQVTHAVLGSPGVFDPTHGHVAMAPNLPGWGRHGLVEAVREELGTNVNFENDVNLAALAERAHGHGRNVDNFVLLSVGTGIGMALVIDGQLYRGAHGAAGEVAYMPLGMGDPRDPANRRRGAFEEAAAAAGVVRIARQYGMRMPLSPERIFTAARRGHAVASRVVEAEASRLALAIATVAPVLDPELVILGGGIGRNGDLLLEPIERELRQLLPFRPRVAVSALGEDAVLRGAVAIALEVARERVFSRAPGRQVQEVAG from the coding sequence ATGGATCTGCTGTCAAGGGTCCGCAACAACGAGACGCTTCAGGAGGGTCGCCTGCTTCGAGACCGGAGCATCACGGTCGGCACGCCGAGCCTGTTGCGGGCGATCAATGAGCGCACCGTCCTCGACGTGATCCACCGGCAGGGCCCGCTCTCACGGGCCCAGGTGGCACGCGTGTGCGGCCTTTCCAAGCCCACCGTGTCGCTGGCCTTGACGGGCCTGCTGGATGCCGGGCTCGTGCGGGAGGTCGGCCGCTCGCGAGGCGAGCGCGGCCCGAGCGCCCTGCTGTACGAGCTGAACCCCGCCGCGGGCTGGGTGGTCGGCCTCGACGTCGGGCGCGTCTGGGTGCGAGCGGCGATCGCAGACATCGCCGGCAACATCGTGGCCCGCCGCGATGAGCGAGCGAAGGTCGGCAGCGCCAAGGCCCTCATCGGACAGGTTGGCGGGATCGCGCGGCGACTGGCGGGCGAGGCCGGCGTGCAATGGTCGCAGGTGACTCACGCGGTGCTCGGCAGCCCGGGGGTCTTCGATCCCACGCACGGCCACGTCGCGATGGCCCCAAACCTCCCCGGTTGGGGCCGTCACGGCCTGGTCGAGGCCGTGCGCGAAGAGCTCGGCACCAACGTCAACTTCGAGAACGACGTCAACCTCGCGGCCCTGGCCGAGCGAGCTCACGGCCACGGTCGCAACGTCGACAACTTCGTGCTCCTGTCCGTCGGCACCGGTATCGGCATGGCGCTGGTGATCGACGGCCAGCTCTATCGCGGTGCGCACGGCGCGGCCGGGGAGGTCGCGTACATGCCGTTGGGGATGGGCGACCCTCGCGACCCCGCCAACCGGCGCCGAGGCGCCTTCGAGGAGGCGGCGGCGGCGGCGGGGGTGGTGCGCATCGCCCGCCAGTACGGCATGCGAATGCCGCTCAGTCCCGAACGCATCTTCACCGCTGCCCGCCGTGGGCACGCGGTCGCGTCACGGGTGGTGGAGGCCGAGGCGTCGCGGCTGGCGCTGGCCATCGCGACCGTGGCGCCCGTGCTCGACCCGGAGCTGGTGATCCTGGGAGGCGGGATCGGCCGCAATGGAGACCTGCTGCTCGAGCCGATCGAGCGCGAGCTCCGCCAGCTGCTCCCGTTCCGGCCGCGGGTGGCGGTGTCTGCTCTGGGCGAGGACGCCGTCCTCCGCGGGGCGGTGGCGATCGCCCTGGAGGTGGCCCGGGAGAGGGTTTTTTCACGTGCCCCAGGGCGGCAGGTGCAGGAGGTCGCGGGATGA
- a CDS encoding 6-phospho-beta-glucosidase encodes MGVKIAVVGGGSTYTPELIEGFHSHRERLPVDELVLFDIDAERLSVVGGLAQRILDKHEWPGRLVLTPDRVRALDGASFVIVQLRVGGQAARLLDETLPLEFGCVGQETTGPGGFAKALRTVPVVLEIAEETARRGAKDAWLVDFTNPVGIVMQALLDQGHRAIGLCNSAMGFQRQIARFLDVTPERVLLEHVGLNHLTWERAALVDGVDRLPELIDRSADAIAREIGIPAGMVQLLRAIPSYYLKYYYSTDEVLKEQLSGSKRSRAEEVMAIERRLLELYRDPALTAKPKLLEQRGGAYYSEAAAQLIASLQAGTGDQQVVDIRNEGALPDLPADAVVEIPARIEADGAHPRRLDPLPPEMLGLVQQVKAYERLTVQAAINGDRQAALKALLANPLVGRYSVATALLDALLEANRGHLARFFPRS; translated from the coding sequence GTGGGCGTAAAGATCGCCGTCGTCGGTGGCGGCAGCACGTACACGCCGGAGCTCATCGAAGGCTTCCACTCTCATCGTGAGCGTCTGCCCGTCGACGAGCTCGTCCTCTTCGACATAGACGCGGAACGTCTGTCCGTCGTCGGCGGGCTCGCCCAGCGCATCCTCGACAAGCATGAATGGCCGGGCCGCCTCGTCCTGACCCCTGACCGCGTTCGCGCGCTCGATGGAGCCAGCTTCGTCATCGTTCAGCTCCGGGTCGGAGGCCAGGCGGCGCGATTGCTCGACGAAACGCTCCCCCTGGAATTCGGCTGCGTCGGACAGGAGACCACGGGGCCGGGGGGCTTCGCGAAAGCGCTCCGCACGGTCCCGGTCGTCCTCGAGATCGCGGAGGAGACCGCTCGGCGCGGTGCCAAGGACGCGTGGCTCGTCGATTTCACCAACCCGGTGGGCATCGTCATGCAGGCGCTACTCGACCAGGGACACCGCGCGATCGGCCTGTGCAACTCCGCCATGGGCTTCCAGCGCCAGATCGCCCGTTTCCTGGACGTGACGCCGGAACGCGTGCTGCTCGAGCATGTCGGCCTCAATCATCTGACCTGGGAGCGGGCGGCCCTGGTCGACGGCGTCGACCGCCTGCCCGAGCTGATCGACCGGTCGGCCGACGCCATCGCCCGCGAGATCGGGATCCCCGCCGGCATGGTCCAGCTGCTGCGGGCGATCCCCTCTTACTACCTGAAGTACTACTACTCGACCGATGAGGTCCTGAAAGAGCAGCTCTCGGGCTCGAAGCGGTCGAGGGCGGAGGAGGTCATGGCGATCGAGCGGCGGCTGCTGGAGCTGTACCGCGATCCCGCGCTCACGGCAAAGCCCAAGCTTCTGGAGCAGCGTGGGGGGGCGTACTACAGCGAGGCGGCGGCGCAGCTCATCGCCTCCCTCCAGGCCGGAACGGGAGACCAACAGGTGGTCGACATCCGCAACGAGGGAGCCCTCCCGGACCTGCCCGCCGATGCCGTCGTCGAGATCCCGGCGCGCATCGAGGCCGACGGCGCGCACCCGCGCCGGCTCGATCCCCTTCCGCCGGAGATGCTCGGGCTGGTCCAGCAGGTGAAGGCGTACGAAAGGTTGACTGTTCAAGCCGCCATCAACGGCGATCGCCAGGCCGCCCTCAAGGCGCTGCTCGCGAACCCGCTCGTCGGCCGCTACAGCGTGGCGACCGCCCTGCTGGATGCTCTGCTCGAGGCGAACCGGGGACATCTGGCCCGTTTCTTCCCCAGAAGTTAG
- a CDS encoding ATPase produces MVRENRSELLRKLPDSSLILAVDGGASKTDVALIDAGGNIVGAARRAGSTNFGLGSNGSLEALEKAVAVASRNGGLDASRKPIAGIGVYCLAGADIPADYRRIAAELEGRGWTRKTLVRNDTLAVLRAGTDRGWGVAVVFGTGMNCAGIGPGGRSVRFPAFGELSGDRAHGGGWLGRAALGSAIRARDGRGPRTMLERLVPEHFSMSRPTTVMEAVYVGRLDAGRLSELSPVVFSAAAQGDQVSQRLIDEMADEVVATAGAAIRRLHVASRDVHVVLGGGVFRSRDKRLLTRVRTGIEAIAPKADLRLLEAPPVLGAALIGLDEVGAGPLARERLRVVLTHKRLLAKG; encoded by the coding sequence ATGGTACGCGAAAATAGGTCGGAATTGTTAAGGAAGTTGCCTGATAGCAGCCTGATCCTCGCCGTCGACGGAGGGGCCTCGAAGACCGACGTGGCGCTGATCGACGCCGGGGGCAACATCGTCGGCGCGGCGCGCCGCGCGGGTTCGACCAACTTCGGCCTCGGCAGCAACGGTTCACTCGAGGCGCTCGAGAAGGCCGTGGCCGTGGCGAGCCGGAACGGCGGCCTCGACGCCTCCCGAAAGCCCATCGCCGGCATCGGCGTTTACTGCCTGGCCGGCGCCGACATCCCGGCCGACTACCGCCGGATCGCGGCGGAGCTAGAGGGCCGGGGTTGGACGCGGAAGACACTCGTTCGCAACGACACCCTCGCCGTGCTCCGGGCAGGCACCGACCGCGGATGGGGTGTCGCCGTCGTCTTCGGGACGGGCATGAACTGCGCCGGCATCGGCCCTGGCGGCAGGTCCGTGCGGTTCCCCGCCTTCGGCGAACTTTCCGGCGACAGGGCTCACGGCGGCGGCTGGCTGGGCCGCGCCGCGTTGGGGTCGGCCATCCGCGCCCGCGACGGACGCGGCCCGCGCACGATGCTGGAGCGCCTGGTGCCCGAGCACTTCAGCATGTCGCGCCCCACGACGGTGATGGAGGCGGTGTACGTCGGCCGCCTCGATGCCGGGCGGCTGAGCGAGCTTTCGCCGGTCGTGTTCAGCGCTGCGGCTCAGGGCGATCAGGTCTCGCAAAGGCTGATCGATGAGATGGCCGATGAGGTCGTGGCCACCGCGGGTGCGGCGATCCGCCGCCTCCATGTCGCCTCGCGCGACGTCCATGTGGTGCTCGGCGGAGGCGTCTTTCGGAGCCGGGACAAGCGGTTGCTGACGCGTGTCCGGACCGGGATCGAAGCGATCGCCCCGAAGGCGGACCTCCGCCTGCTCGAGGCTCCACCCGTTCTGGGCGCGGCCCTGATCGGCCTGGACGAGGTCGGGGCCGGGCCGCTCGCACGAGAGCGCCTCCGGGTGGTGCTGACCCACAAACGCCTGCTGGCGAAGGGCTGA
- a CDS encoding ACT domain-containing protein, with product MAAPEILGLLVESRDQPGVLYRVAETIFRHGANITYVAGGAHKEAVAELHLEVTGAPDGARLVADLEAVEGVTKVGIVPTFQTIYGKRVIVIGGGAQVGMVAQGAVSEADRHNIRGERISVDTIPLVGEEQLADAVRAVARLHRARALVLAGALMGGDISNAVREIREAGIIVVCTNMAGSVPDAADLVVTDPVEAGVMAVMLIADTASFSIEHVRGRRF from the coding sequence ATGGCCGCGCCCGAGATCCTGGGTCTTCTCGTCGAATCTCGCGACCAGCCCGGCGTTCTCTACCGCGTGGCCGAGACGATCTTCCGGCATGGGGCGAATATCACCTACGTGGCAGGCGGCGCGCATAAAGAGGCGGTGGCGGAGCTCCACCTGGAGGTCACGGGCGCTCCGGACGGCGCTCGACTCGTGGCTGACCTCGAGGCCGTCGAAGGCGTTACGAAGGTCGGCATCGTGCCGACGTTCCAGACCATTTACGGCAAGCGCGTGATCGTGATCGGCGGCGGGGCGCAGGTCGGAATGGTGGCGCAGGGCGCCGTGTCCGAGGCCGACCGCCACAACATCCGCGGGGAGCGCATCTCAGTCGACACCATCCCCTTGGTGGGGGAGGAGCAGCTGGCCGACGCCGTCCGGGCGGTGGCCCGGCTGCACCGCGCTCGCGCTCTGGTGCTCGCCGGCGCGCTGATGGGTGGCGACATCAGCAACGCGGTGCGTGAGATCAGGGAGGCGGGGATCATCGTCGTCTGCACCAACATGGCCGGCTCGGTGCCAGACGCTGCCGATCTCGTCGTCACCGACCCGGTCGAGGCGGGGGTCATGGCGGTGATGCTGATCGCCGACACGGCGAGCTTTTCGATCGAGCACGTCCGCGGTCGCCGCTTCTAG
- a CDS encoding citramalate synthase has translation MSSQATARRSSEARRRIVVYDTTLRDGAQGPAVSFSAGDKLRIARTLDQLGFDYVEGGFPGSNPKDEELFAGLAARPLKRARLAAFGATRRAGGRCEDDANLGALVRSGAPVWTLVGKSDAWQVSTVLQTTTSENLAMVEESVAYGAGLGRELIFDAEHFFDGFARDAEYAIEVCLAAARAGAAWVVLCDTNGGSLPAEIGRGVEAVVDALRRLDRPVRVGIHCHNDCELAVANTLEGVKAGADMVQGTINGYGERCGNANLVSVVANLVLKLGLEALPPQSLSKFSDLSRTVAEIANLALPLQQPFVGHGAFAHKGGQHVAAVLRHQDSYQHIAPGAVGNEPRVLVSELSGRGNVLAKAREFGLELDRDDPQTRSLVQHLKELEHRGYSYEAADASFEMLVRRLQPGYTAPWTVADFTTQVRKNGGSVNAEATVKVEVDGTVYHTAASGNGPVNALDAALRKALSPRFPGLRAVSLHDYKVRILDGDTGTAATTRVLVESGKGLKRWTTVGCSSNIIEASLLALIDSLEYAQYA, from the coding sequence ATGTCCAGCCAAGCCACAGCCAGAAGAAGCTCGGAAGCAAGACGGCGGATCGTCGTGTACGACACGACCCTGCGCGACGGTGCGCAGGGTCCGGCCGTGTCTTTCTCAGCCGGCGACAAGTTGCGGATCGCCCGCACGCTCGACCAGCTCGGGTTCGACTACGTCGAGGGCGGCTTCCCCGGCTCCAACCCTAAGGATGAGGAGCTGTTCGCCGGCCTGGCGGCCCGTCCCCTGAAGCGCGCCCGCCTGGCCGCCTTCGGCGCCACCCGGCGGGCCGGCGGCCGCTGCGAGGACGACGCCAATCTCGGCGCGCTCGTCCGCAGCGGCGCCCCGGTCTGGACGCTCGTCGGCAAGAGCGATGCCTGGCAGGTGAGCACCGTGCTCCAGACGACGACGAGCGAGAACCTGGCGATGGTCGAGGAGTCGGTGGCCTATGGGGCCGGCCTCGGCCGTGAGCTGATCTTTGACGCCGAGCACTTCTTCGACGGATTCGCCCGGGACGCCGAGTACGCCATCGAGGTCTGCCTGGCGGCCGCCCGCGCCGGCGCGGCGTGGGTGGTCCTCTGCGATACCAACGGCGGCAGCCTGCCGGCCGAGATCGGGCGTGGCGTCGAGGCGGTGGTCGATGCCCTTCGCCGGCTCGACCGGCCCGTGCGGGTGGGCATCCACTGCCACAACGACTGCGAGCTCGCGGTCGCCAACACGCTGGAGGGTGTCAAGGCCGGAGCGGACATGGTCCAGGGCACGATCAACGGCTACGGTGAACGCTGCGGCAACGCCAACCTGGTTTCCGTGGTCGCCAACCTCGTCCTCAAGCTCGGGCTGGAGGCCCTGCCGCCGCAGTCGCTGAGCAAGTTCAGCGACCTGTCCCGGACGGTGGCGGAGATAGCCAACCTTGCGCTGCCACTCCAGCAGCCCTTCGTCGGGCACGGCGCTTTCGCCCACAAGGGAGGGCAGCACGTGGCGGCGGTGCTGCGCCATCAGGACTCCTACCAGCACATCGCACCGGGCGCGGTGGGCAACGAGCCGCGAGTCCTGGTGTCCGAGCTGTCCGGTCGGGGCAACGTCCTCGCCAAGGCACGCGAGTTCGGGTTGGAGCTCGACCGCGACGACCCCCAGACCCGGTCGCTCGTCCAGCATCTGAAGGAGCTGGAGCACCGCGGTTACTCGTACGAGGCGGCGGATGCATCGTTTGAGATGCTCGTGCGGCGACTGCAGCCTGGCTACACGGCGCCCTGGACCGTGGCCGACTTCACGACGCAGGTGCGCAAGAACGGCGGGTCCGTGAATGCCGAGGCGACGGTCAAGGTGGAGGTCGACGGCACGGTTTACCACACGGCCGCGTCCGGCAACGGTCCGGTCAACGCGCTGGACGCCGCCCTCCGAAAGGCTCTCAGCCCGCGGTTTCCAGGCCTGCGCGCGGTGAGCCTGCATGACTACAAGGTCCGCATCCTCGACGGCGACACGGGGACGGCGGCGACGACGCGAGTGCTGGTCGAGTCAGGCAAAGGGCTCAAGCGCTGGACCACGGTCGGGTGTTCGAGCAACATCATCGAGGCTTCGCTGCTCGCCCTGATCGACTCGCTGGAGTATGCGCAGTACGCCTGA
- a CDS encoding cyclic nucleotide-binding domain-containing protein, translating to MKTDERSEPASEGTVVEQRLQLLQGISIFFTLPDADLRRLARKLRPRRAGARTLILRQGELSNRIFILQSGRCEVRAQWAPGHSVTVAMLSSGDFFGVSALTTDQALAQAASVTATEDCELLELDRAAVDAVLAAGSPARLELVRLVEQRRQGISQLVARAQAVSPEHHGMVVAIYSVKGGSGKTSIAVNLAVSLGMKHRGECVLLDLGLPYNHAALVANLVPTGCVALSQRTGEGDRFEESLLSACLHHPSGAVVLPGTLKVEQSELVTPEVVQRTLDVLEKTFSYVVVDLGVALTEVTLGVLERASRVLLVVTPELPALKDTTELLEVFEKVLKISAGNVSLVLNHPRPRPVVTRADAERVIGRPMEHEIVHDGARFDRAAVTGEVLVAGAPSSPPAKALQRLAGHVAQEYKAHAKAG from the coding sequence GTGAAGACCGACGAGCGCTCCGAGCCGGCCAGCGAAGGCACGGTCGTCGAACAGCGGCTCCAGCTCCTCCAGGGCATCTCGATCTTCTTCACTCTGCCCGACGCCGACCTGCGCCGCCTGGCGCGCAAGCTGCGTCCGCGGCGAGCCGGAGCGCGCACGCTGATCCTGCGTCAGGGTGAGCTCTCCAACCGCATCTTCATCCTCCAGAGCGGTCGGTGCGAAGTCCGCGCGCAGTGGGCGCCCGGTCACAGCGTGACCGTCGCGATGCTGTCGAGCGGCGATTTCTTTGGCGTCAGCGCGTTGACCACGGACCAGGCCCTGGCCCAGGCAGCCTCGGTCACGGCCACAGAGGATTGCGAGCTGCTCGAGCTTGATCGCGCCGCGGTCGATGCCGTGCTGGCCGCCGGCTCTCCGGCGCGGTTGGAGCTCGTGCGCCTGGTCGAACAGCGGCGGCAGGGTATCTCGCAGCTGGTGGCGCGGGCGCAGGCCGTCTCGCCTGAGCACCATGGGATGGTGGTGGCGATCTACTCGGTCAAGGGCGGCTCCGGCAAGACGAGCATTGCCGTGAACCTGGCCGTGTCGCTCGGCATGAAGCACCGCGGTGAGTGCGTCCTCCTGGATCTGGGATTGCCGTACAACCATGCGGCGCTGGTCGCCAACCTCGTTCCGACAGGCTGCGTGGCGCTCAGTCAGAGAACGGGGGAGGGGGATCGCTTCGAAGAATCACTCCTCAGCGCCTGCCTCCACCATCCGTCCGGCGCGGTGGTCCTGCCCGGCACGCTCAAGGTCGAGCAGTCCGAGCTCGTCACGCCCGAGGTGGTGCAGCGGACCCTGGACGTGCTCGAGAAAACGTTCTCCTACGTCGTCGTCGACCTCGGCGTCGCGCTCACTGAGGTGACGCTCGGCGTCCTTGAACGGGCCAGCCGTGTCCTGCTGGTGGTGACGCCTGAGCTGCCCGCCCTGAAGGACACCACCGAGCTGCTCGAGGTGTTCGAGAAGGTGCTGAAGATCTCGGCCGGCAACGTGAGCCTCGTTCTCAATCACCCCCGCCCGCGGCCCGTGGTCACGCGTGCCGACGCGGAGCGGGTGATCGGGCGGCCGATGGAGCATGAGATCGTCCACGACGGCGCCCGGTTTGATCGAGCCGCGGTCACGGGCGAGGTCCTGGTCGCCGGCGCTCCCTCGAGCCCGCCCGCGAAAGCGCTGCAGCGGCTGGCAGGCCACGTCGCCCAGGAATACAAGGCGCACGCGAAAGCGGGCTGA
- a CDS encoding response regulator produces MTRKQLILIVEDDEASRLLATATLEREGFAVIGAVSAEEGLRLIGRRPPDLILMDIELPGMGGLELTRELKSDPATAAIPVVALTAHTMPLHERAALAAGCEAFIAKPVSPAVLRAEVRKRIRRPGRAGK; encoded by the coding sequence ATGACCCGTAAGCAGCTGATCCTGATCGTCGAAGACGACGAGGCAAGCCGGCTGCTGGCCACCGCGACCCTGGAACGTGAGGGTTTCGCCGTCATCGGAGCGGTATCAGCCGAAGAGGGGCTCAGGCTGATCGGCCGCCGCCCACCGGATCTGATCCTCATGGACATCGAGCTTCCCGGGATGGGCGGACTCGAGCTCACGAGGGAGCTCAAATCCGACCCGGCCACGGCCGCGATCCCAGTCGTGGCGCTCACCGCGCACACGATGCCGCTGCACGAACGGGCGGCCCTCGCCGCGGGCTGCGAGGCGTTCATCGCCAAACCTGTCAGTCCCGCCGTGCTGCGCGCCGAGGTCCGGAAGCGGATCCGGCGACCGGGGCGGGCCGGAAAGTGA
- a CDS encoding response regulator, giving the protein MSKDTLILLVEDNEANQLLASSVLEREGYRVDVAASSEEARVLLNDCAPDLILMDVQLPGQDGLSFTRQLRSDPATAHIPIVALTALAMSGDRERTLAAGCSGYISKPIDTRTFASEVRKFLPTPP; this is encoded by the coding sequence ATGAGCAAGGACACCCTGATCCTTTTGGTCGAGGACAACGAAGCCAACCAGCTGCTCGCGTCCTCGGTGCTCGAACGGGAGGGCTATCGGGTCGACGTGGCCGCCTCGTCGGAGGAGGCCAGGGTGCTGCTCAACGACTGCGCCCCCGACCTCATCCTGATGGACGTGCAGCTGCCCGGACAGGACGGCCTCTCGTTCACGCGACAGCTGAGGTCCGACCCGGCCACGGCGCACATCCCCATCGTCGCCCTCACCGCCCTGGCGATGTCCGGCGACCGGGAGCGGACGCTGGCGGCAGGCTGCTCGGGCTACATCTCAAAGCCGATCGACACCAGAACATTCGCCAGCGAGGTTCGTAAGTTCCTGCCGACTCCGCCCTAG